From the genome of Alteromonas stellipolaris:
ATTTACGCTCTTCGGTATTTACCTTTATCCACTCACCAGTACTGATGTACTCAGGCACTTGAACCACTAGGCCAGTCGATAAAGTAGCAGGCTTGGTACGCGAAGTTGCAGAGGCACCTTTAATTGAAGGATCGGTTTCAGTCACTTCAAGCTCTACACTCATCGGTAAATCTAGCGCCACTGGCACGTCGCTTACAATTAACACCTGAATAGACTCGGTCTTTTCATTAATAAACAAAGCTTCATCAGCAATGCTTTCTTTGTTTAAATGGTACGGCGTGTAATCTTCGTTATCGAGGAATACATACTCGTCGCCATCAATGTAAGAAAACATCACAGGGCGACGAACCAAATCAGCCATTTCTAGCATGTCTGAATCTTTAAATGTTTCATCAAACTTAGCGCCGCTAACCACGTCGTACATACGCATGCGATAAATACTACCACCCGCACGGCCCTGAGGTACTGAACGTTCGATATCTCTAACAATACATGTTTTTCCACCATAAACGATGGTGTGATTCTTTTTAATTTCACTTGCCTTTGGCATGGTCTTACCCTGTTATTAATGGCCTTTAACGATTGGCAGGCCATGTTAAATTATCGCCCTATCTTCCGGTAATTGAGTGTTATAGTCAAAGCTATAAGCTTAGCTCAACCCTAGTTCTTTCTGTTTTTTCTTAGTTAGGCCTAGCGATACTATTTTGTAAGACTCGTGTAAGTAGTAGCTAAGCTCTTCGTCGAGATCTTCTGTACTTTGTTTACCGGCCATTTTAGTTTGCGCTTCAGCGCCACCAAATTGCTGGATCCATTTCATGCCCCGAGACGCAAAATAAGGCGCGGGGCGATACCCGGGTTTCTCACTCAAAAAGTGGTAGTTAAGATCTGAGGTTTTAAAGATATACGCGGGCTCACCAGTCTTACTCAAGCCACCTATGGCAAATACTTTACCCCCCACCTTCCACACATGGGAGTTATTCCATTGCATTACATAAGTTGTAGCCTTTAAGCCACCACAAAAATGATTAAACACATCGTAGGTCATGGTGCTTCGCTGTGGTTGTTTGAGGTGTACATGGTTTTGGCTCCCCCAAAACTATCGTACAGGGCTTGATGACTTTGCTTGGAAAAGGTATCCGTTCTATTTTCATATTCCTTTATCCAGTCTATCAACATGTCTAAATTCGCATCTTGCGCTTGCTTAGATTCATATTTATGAGGCTCCCAAGGGCGCGCCTTAGCGTTTTCAACACAAAGCTTCATGGGTAGATTTAAGAATATAAGTTCATCGGCACGAGGCAGTACTTCAGCGAGTAAATCGGAATAACACCCTTCAATAACCCACGATGTATTGTCAGTTAAAAAACGTTCAATAAGCACTGTCGATTCGCTGATAGGCATACGACTAGGTGGGCTTGTGATCGAATTTGAGGGCGCCCAGGCCACCGAGTCTAAATCTAAATGCGCGATGTGGTGAACCTTTACCAAGTTCTTGGCCAAGGTCGACTTTCCTGAACCTGAATTACCGAACACGACTATTTTTGTCATAAGAATCCTTGTTGTGACTTTACGCTAGCTTTGTGCAACCACAGTTTCAGCAACGAACAAGCCCCACATTGCCAAAACAGCCAAGAAATTAAGCATGAAAACAATGCCTCGTAATTTTATGTTCGACGTCATTATTTGCACCATGCTATGTACTATTCGCCCTACAACAAAGACCCAAGCAAGAGCTATATAAATAGGCTGTAACTCAAGCCCTTTAACTATTAATACAACGCAAATGACATGAAAAAATAGCGACCACTCGAATTGGTTACTTAAATTAGCGCTGGTTTTAGATTGAATAGCATCGAATGGATTGGAGCCATCGTCATTGCGGCCTATCCCCCACACCTTCGGCGCTCTCACGAAAGTTAAAAGCATATACAGAAAGGTACACAATAAAACGTGGGCAAACATAGGTACTACTAGGTTATCCATTAGCTAATACTCTCGTTATTTTTTTCGCTCTTTTCGCCACGCCATGAAAATACGCAGGGCCACCAGGCATTGATGGTTATCTTGAAGTTGCGCTGAATAATTCTACATCTACAACTCAATAACACTAACATACACAGCAGCCCGTTTGCTGTCACCATCCCCAATGACAAAATCACTTTTACCATCTTGTTTTATACCACCCATGGCGTTTTGTTTAGCACCAGCTAAAGGTATACGTTGATACACACTGTCCCAGCGTGTGACGCTTTGACGGTTCACACCGCAAAGTAAAGTTTCCGAGTGAGAGTGAAGAATATGCTTCATGACCCTCTGCCGCAGGGATGCGGCAGCGGAGCATGCGCTTAAACAAAATTCCTGAGGGCGGGTGAAGAGCCTGCTTCATGACCCTCACTAACCAGTGTAGTAAAACAAAGTCGTTGACTTTTTATTCGGCAAATTAAATACTGCGGGTATGACATTACGCACATTGCAGTTTTTTGCACCGCGCCAAGGTTTGGCGTTAAACACTATTATTCTCCTCGCTATTATTATTAATAATTGGCGGGAAAGTTAGTGCGTACGTAAAACATCACTAAAACCCGCCGCCAAGGCGGGTTTTTCTTAAGTCTGTCTTCGCGGTAAAAACAAACGAGACGACAGCCATGAACAACATCACACAGTTATTAGCCCGTTTGCACAACGCGGTAAACGATAACGATCCTGATTCGGTTAGCGCATGCTATGGCGATAACGCCAAGGTAATATCAACACCATTAAAGGGCACAGCCCAGCACGATTGTGTTAGCGCACTACAAACCTTCCAACACAAATATATGCCAGAGCATATCGTTACCACCGGCGATGAAATTGTGATTGAAGCGGGCGATGTGGCGTTAGTCATCGCTAAGCTTTACTTAGTGCCAAAAGCCGCTCCTCATGCATTACCTTGTGACGGAAAGCGAGCCGTCTATGTGATGCAGCGAAACGACAGCGGTGAATGGCGATGCATTATCGATAACTTCTTTGGTACAGACTTACTCGACTTTGCCTAAGGTGTTTAGCGCTTAGCCTCATATACCATGTTGTAAAATATGGCGAATTTTGTCAGCAATACGACAAAACGATGCTCGGGCAGGTTACCTTTATTTTGAAGCCGGAAGGTTTTGTGTCAAAGTAACGCATCAAAATTTTCATTGGCGAATACAGACTGTTAACGCTAAGCAAGGACTATAAACATGTTTACCACTGCTTCTACTTCTCTTAAGACCGCACTGCGACCTATTGCCGTGTCTTGTTTGGCGCTAAGTGCGCTATCGGCATGTGTCACCACAAAACAGGCTGATACCGCCGCGGCCGCCGCACCAGAAGCGTCGTTTTCTCTATCAAACTCAGTGAAATACCAACGTCAGAGCAAAGAGTATCCTCTTCTTAGCGCCTATGTTTATAAACAGGCTACTGCCGCACTGCCTGCGACCTTTGAAAATCAGCAAACGCCGGCCGTAATTGTGCTAGATGTAGATGAAACCGTGCTTGATAACAGCCTTTATCAAGAAGAGCGTGAGTCAAAAGGCTTGGGTTATTCAAGCGAAAGCTGGAATGCATGGATAAAAAGAGAAGAAGCCACTTTGGTTCCCGGTGTAGATAAGTTTCTAGCAACGGTGATTGAAAGAGGTGGAAAGATTGCACTTATTACTAACCGCGATAAAACCTTAGACAGCCACACGTGGAACAACCTATTGGCTGTAGGCTTACCGCTTACACCGAGCAACACCTGTATTATGGGCAGACTACCTGCAGACAAAGATGCCGTTGATCATAAGTACATTGTGAACGATAAAGACCGTCGTCGTAATGCCGTAAAACAAGGCTCGCCAGCTTGCTCAATAACTAATGACACTGCAATTAAAGGCTGGAACAAACCACATAATATTATTATGCAAATTGGCGATAACATTGAAGATTTTCAAGGCGTAACGCAAGAAGATGCTTATCTTCCAGCAATACTGCCTGAAGTCGGTACTAGCTTGTTTATTTTACCTAACCCTATGTATGGTTCTTGGTAACTCGCGTTTTGTCACTGCTACCGCATTCCGGCTGTAGCAGTGCTTTTCCACTCCTTAATAAAAATACCTAAACGCAAAATAGACGTTACTGGCGTCTTCGAATTGCGCAAAGAAAGTATGCGGTTCATCACCACTAAATAGGTTTACTCCGCCTCGAACCTGCCACTTATCAGTAGGTGAATAACTTGCGCTAGCTTTCAAGTAACCATCGCTGTCGGTGGGGGAGTAAAACAAAAAGCTATTAAGGGTAAGGGTTTGTCGCCACGCCTGCCATGTAAGGCGAGTAGTTACCCAATGGCGATACGCTTCTTGCTCAAATTCTGGGTAGGCTGAATGGGTCAATAACGCATCATGATGTTGAATGGCTTCGGTATACCACTGCACACCGCCGGTTACGTTCACCATCACTTCTTGGCTGTACCCAAGTAAGAAGCGGCTCTGCGAATTACTCACTGATGGTGACGTACCTTCGCTGTCTTCCACACTCCGGTAATATGCATACTCTGCATTTGCAATCCCTTTGCCCAAGGGCATAACTACGCTGGCGCCAATGGCATTTAAGCGGCTATAGCGCGGCGCACCCAATTCATCAACGGCCGTGGGTTGCTTGGTATAGCCTCGATAGCCATATAACGCAGCCTCAACACTCCCAAACGAACTGCTAAACGTGCGATGCGCCCGCAACGCCACTTCACTACCGCTTGGCGTATTAGCATGAGTTACTGAATACGCTGGCGCTACATTTCCATTTACTTCGGGGCTAAAAAAAGAAAACACCTCTCCTGTAATACCAATATCGGGTTCAAAGTCAGGCGTCACCACAACATCTATATTTAAGGCCTCCCAATAACCCGATAACTTAATAGAGGCACTGGGCGCTTTTAAATACTCATCATCACGGCCTGAGAAAAATGACTGATAATCTTTTGGGAAAAGGTCGTTAAGAAACACATAGTCGCCTGTTCCCCAAGTAAGTACTTGCTGCCCGACTTTTAAGTCAAAAGCATTGCCCCATTGGCCCAAAGCAGCTAGGTTGCCTTGCCATGCTAGCTCACGTATCTGAAATTCTCGTTGATGTTTAACACCGTCATACCACGCATCGCCACGAAAACTGAGTTTCGATGCTGCTAGCGTATAATCGGCGCGCAGTTGCACTCTTGCATCTCGTAAGGTGCTGCTAGAAGCAATGGTAGTATCATTCGCCACTCGGTTTCCTGCCGCTAGCTCGACAAATCCACTAAAGGTATAAGCGGTGGCGTTATTGTCCTGCTCGCCCCAGTCTTCGTTGTCCCAATTATCGTCACTCCAGCTGTCATCGTCCCAGCCTTCATTTTCCAAATTATCGTCGCTCCAACCTTCGTCTTCCCAATCGTCCTCGCTAATAGCCTCTGGGTTATCAACTTGTTCAGTTTTGACGGGTACGTCTTTCGCAATTTCATTCTTGAGTTCTTGTGAATACACTGGAAGTGAAACACTTGTTTCCAACAACGCTGCTGCCAGTAGCGCTAGTCCACGTAATTTCTTTCCCCGCATCACAATTACTCCACAAACTCTCGTGGTGGCACGCGTAAACTACGCTCACTAAATACGCTGTCTGGCAACGCAATATCGTATTGAATACCGCGAAATTCCAGTAGGGTATAGCCGCCTGATGCTAAATCAGACACCTTGCTTCGCACTACCGTCGGGTAGCCTTGAACTGTTTCTACTGACACGGCTTCGACTCGGCGGTAATTATCATCCCCTTTGAAAAAGTTGATCAGCGTGGGCAAATAGGTTTGCTTATCTATCTCTACTATATAATGGGAAAACTCTACGCTACCTACATTTTTAGGCGTTGCGCGCAACACATAGTGAGTGTCGGTAGTGTTTTGCATTGTGAAGTTGTCTTCTGACACTGCCCGACCCGACACATCTTCATAGAAAAAATGAGAGCCGACAAACGAGGTGCGTTTATCACCCGCGGCTATTCGCTTCACCAAATCAAGGGCGGGTAAATACAACCAACGATCGTCATCAGTATTAATGTTGGTGCGCTTTTCAACTCTAAACACCGTACCTTTTACTTCGGTTGGACGGCTGAAAAACACCAGCATTTTTTGATCGCCCGTTTCAGTGCCTTCATTGTCTAGCACGTCTTTGCGCAGAATCGTGAATTGGCGCATTTGCTTGCGGCCCTGGCTGTCTACGATAATCATTCGAGCCATCGATTTACCGTCACCACCAGCGTAATAGGCGGCCTTTTCTGACTTTGCAATAATACTGGCGATATCCTCTTCAACGGCAGATGCACTAGCACTTCCAAAAATACCTAACACCATCATAGTAGCGGCGAGTATACGAACTGCCGTCTTGCTCGCCGTTATGTGAGAAGAAACATAACTAACTTTAGCGATTTGAAGCATTGAATTACGCATATTAAGCTCCTTTGAAAACCCAACGTTTTAGAAATACCATGGCCGAGGGTAAGACCAACAAAGTCACCAAGGCAGATACCGCCATGATGCTCGCTAAGAAAACACCCACCGTTATGTAAGGCACTAACGGCGCTAGCAATAAAGGCGTGAAGCCCAGTGCTATTACCAACGCATTGCGCGTTATCGCACTAGCTGGCTCATCGAACATAGCGTCTAATGTGTCTGACACACTGCCCGTTTCTTTATAAATTTCCCGCGCCCTAGCAAGGAAGTGAATAGCAAAATCGACAGATAAGCCTAAGGTGAGCGCCGATAGCACGGCAATAGGCATGTCGTAGTCCTTGCCTACAATGCCAATAAGGCCATAAATAAAGGTAATAGTGATGGTAAGGGGGAGCATCGCAAGCACACCAAAAACAAAAGAACGAAACAGCAGTACCATCATCACAAACACAATGACAAAAGCGCTAAGCAAACTTTCCAACATGCCTGTTACCATGCTTTCCTGCCACACCACATTTAAGTAAGCTTTACCTGCCCAGTCGTAGCTTAGCCCTTGTGGTAATGGATTCTTCGCAAAGTAATCTTCTACAAGCGAAATTACATTCGTCATATCTTGATTATCACCACTGGTTAGCTGCAACCAAATCAGCGTTTGGCGATAATCCGGCGTAACAAAATGCCACAAGTCTTGCGGACGATGGGAAGACTGATATTGCATTAAGGTTTGTGCCACGCCTCGGTTGTTGGCGGGTAATGCATAGTCTGTTTCGTTGCCTGAGCGTAACTCACGGTTCACCACTTTGACGACATCAACCAAAGACTGGGTTTTACCAATTAAAGGTTGGGTAGCCAAGTACGACTGCAACCCTTCAATATGCTTAAGCACCTTGGGCTGTTGGAAGGTATTGGCATGCCCATTTGCGGTATCAACGACCTGCAATAAACTTTCTAACGCCGTTTGTTCATCATCGTTGAGGTTGCTAAACAGCGCATCATCAATACGCATGGCAAGTTCCGACATTTTGTTAGCATCGTCGCTCTGATTTATCGTGGCTTGGGTTTGCTCAACCCACTCATCTAAACTAGCAGGTAATTTTGCCTCGTTTAAGATCTTGCTTGCATCAGTGCTTTCATTGGTGTCTGTAATCACCAAATAGGCGTTATATGTGCCCGCAAACTCTGCATTTAAGGCCCTGTCTGCCACTCTTATTTCATGGTCTTGCTTAAACCAACGCACAGGGTTGTCGTTGATATTAATTTGCGTAATACCCCACGCTG
Proteins encoded in this window:
- a CDS encoding outer membrane lipoprotein-sorting protein, producing MVLGIFGSASASAVEEDIASIIAKSEKAAYYAGGDGKSMARMIIVDSQGRKQMRQFTILRKDVLDNEGTETGDQKMLVFFSRPTEVKGTVFRVEKRTNINTDDDRWLYLPALDLVKRIAAGDKRTSFVGSHFFYEDVSGRAVSEDNFTMQNTTDTHYVLRATPKNVGSVEFSHYIVEIDKQTYLPTLINFFKGDDNYRRVEAVSVETVQGYPTVVRSKVSDLASGGYTLLEFRGIQYDIALPDSVFSERSLRVPPREFVE
- a CDS encoding 5'-nucleotidase, lipoprotein e(P4) family → MFTTASTSLKTALRPIAVSCLALSALSACVTTKQADTAAAAAPEASFSLSNSVKYQRQSKEYPLLSAYVYKQATAALPATFENQQTPAVIVLDVDETVLDNSLYQEERESKGLGYSSESWNAWIKREEATLVPGVDKFLATVIERGGKIALITNRDKTLDSHTWNNLLAVGLPLTPSNTCIMGRLPADKDAVDHKYIVNDKDRRRNAVKQGSPACSITNDTAIKGWNKPHNIIMQIGDNIEDFQGVTQEDAYLPAILPEVGTSLFILPNPMYGSW
- a CDS encoding MmcQ/YjbR family DNA-binding protein — its product is MTYDVFNHFCGGLKATTYVMQWNNSHVWKVGGKVFAIGGLSKTGEPAYIFKTSDLNYHFLSEKPGYRPAPYFASRGMKWIQQFGGAEAQTKMAGKQSTEDLDEELSYYLHESYKIVSLGLTKKKQKELGLS
- a CDS encoding AAA family ATPase; amino-acid sequence: MTKIVVFGNSGSGKSTLAKNLVKVHHIAHLDLDSVAWAPSNSITSPPSRMPISESTVLIERFLTDNTSWVIEGCYSDLLAEVLPRADELIFLNLPMKLCVENAKARPWEPHKYESKQAQDANLDMLIDWIKEYENRTDTFSKQSHQALYDSFGGAKTMYTSNNHSEAP
- the efpL gene encoding elongation factor P-like protein EfpL; translated protein: MPKASEIKKNHTIVYGGKTCIVRDIERSVPQGRAGGSIYRMRMYDVVSGAKFDETFKDSDMLEMADLVRRPVMFSYIDGDEYVFLDNEDYTPYHLNKESIADEALFINEKTESIQVLIVSDVPVALDLPMSVELEVTETDPSIKGASATSRTKPATLSTGLVVQVPEYISTGEWIKVNTEERKFQSRA
- a CDS encoding YybH family protein, producing the protein MNNITQLLARLHNAVNDNDPDSVSACYGDNAKVISTPLKGTAQHDCVSALQTFQHKYMPEHIVTTGDEIVIEAGDVALVIAKLYLVPKAAPHALPCDGKRAVYVMQRNDSGEWRCIIDNFFGTDLLDFA
- a CDS encoding MAPEG family protein; translated protein: MDNLVVPMFAHVLLCTFLYMLLTFVRAPKVWGIGRNDDGSNPFDAIQSKTSANLSNQFEWSLFFHVICVVLIVKGLELQPIYIALAWVFVVGRIVHSMVQIMTSNIKLRGIVFMLNFLAVLAMWGLFVAETVVAQS